A genomic window from Actinomycetes bacterium includes:
- a CDS encoding Asp-tRNA(Asn)/Glu-tRNA(Gln) amidotransferase subunit GatC has protein sequence MAGMPDSGSAVTREEVAHLARLARLALDDDELDRLGGQLDAI, from the coding sequence ATGGCCGGCATGCCCGACAGCGGATCCGCCGTCACCCGCGAGGAGGTCGCCCACCTCGCCCGGCTGGCCCGGCTCGCCCTCGACGACGACGAGCTGGACCGCCTCGGCGGGCAGCTCGACGCCATCG